The following coding sequences lie in one Mycobacterium sp. Z3061 genomic window:
- a CDS encoding CoA transferase codes for MSNSGSGSGSGPLAGVRVVDLTAMVMGPYCTQIMADMGADVIKIEPPQGDDTRYVSVGPAPGMSGVFVNVNRGKRGVILDLKSDAGRTALHALIKGADVFIHSMRAAAIGRLGLSYAEVAAINPTVVYTNCYGYSRRGPNRDLPAYDDTIQAACGLPSVQQQLTGEANYVGTIVADKVAGLTALYATMMALFHRERTGEGQEVEIGMFEAMASFMLVEHANGAIFDPPLGPAVYPRTVAPNRRPYRTSDGYVSALIYNDKHWAAFTDAVRPDWNDECYATLEGRASQIDTVYALLAGTFAQRTTREWLDLLRELEIPASALSSPAALFDDPQLEAVGFFETVDSPHGPVRFPGVPAWFSRTPGGVAGPAPDLGAHTSEVLAELGLTCIDAGVDSAAAGPA; via the coding sequence ATGTCTAATTCGGGGTCTGGTTCGGGTTCGGGTCCCCTGGCGGGCGTACGCGTCGTCGACCTCACCGCCATGGTGATGGGTCCCTACTGCACCCAGATCATGGCCGACATGGGCGCCGACGTCATCAAGATCGAGCCCCCGCAGGGTGACGACACCCGGTACGTCTCGGTCGGCCCGGCACCTGGCATGAGCGGCGTCTTCGTCAACGTCAATCGCGGCAAGCGCGGAGTCATCCTGGATCTGAAGTCCGATGCCGGCCGAACCGCCCTGCATGCTCTGATCAAAGGCGCCGACGTCTTCATCCACTCGATGCGCGCGGCGGCGATCGGCCGGCTCGGGCTCAGCTACGCCGAAGTCGCGGCCATCAACCCCACGGTCGTGTACACCAACTGCTACGGCTACAGCCGCCGCGGGCCCAATCGGGACCTGCCGGCCTACGACGACACCATCCAGGCCGCCTGCGGATTGCCGTCTGTGCAGCAGCAACTGACCGGCGAAGCCAACTACGTGGGGACGATCGTGGCCGACAAGGTCGCCGGTCTGACGGCGCTCTACGCCACCATGATGGCGCTGTTCCACCGGGAACGCACCGGTGAAGGGCAGGAAGTGGAGATCGGCATGTTCGAGGCGATGGCCTCGTTCATGCTGGTGGAGCACGCCAACGGTGCGATATTCGATCCGCCCCTCGGCCCCGCCGTCTATCCGCGCACGGTGGCGCCCAACCGGCGGCCGTACCGCACCAGCGACGGCTACGTCTCGGCCCTGATCTACAACGACAAGCACTGGGCCGCCTTCACCGATGCCGTGCGACCGGACTGGAACGACGAGTGCTACGCCACGCTCGAGGGACGGGCAAGCCAGATCGACACCGTATATGCGCTGCTCGCCGGGACATTCGCCCAGCGCACGACCCGGGAATGGCTGGACCTGCTCCGCGAGCTGGAGATACCGGCGTCGGCACTGTCGTCCCCGGCGGCGTTGTTCGACGATCCGCAGCTGGAGGCCGTCGGCTTCTTCGAGACGGTGGACAGCCCCCACGGTCCGGTGCGTTTCCCGGGTGTTCCGGCGTGGTTTTCCCGCACCCCCGGCGGAGTCGCGGGGCCGGCTCCGGACCTGGGCGCGCACACCTCCGAGGTGCTCGCCGAATTGGGATTGACCTGCATCGATGCCGGCGTCGACAGCGCAGCCGCCGGGCCGGCGTAG
- a CDS encoding enoyl-CoA hydratase-related protein, producing MRNYGAELTTTVQGLSVSRVDGVLSVAFDRPESLNALTVPVLSGLADLLEAAATDPGVKVVRLGGAGRAFCAGASMNVDDWHGAGSAINFGEEGNRVVRAITGMPQPVVAVVQGAAAGNGISLILACDLVLASETAYFTLGVTRMGLMPDAGASASLAATVGRGRAMRIALLNERLSAAEALACGLISAVHPAELLDREAAKVIRTLLAGPSAAFAATKAAINAASLDGIEFAFERELHGQAILMQSDDFIEGASAFHQRRPAAFTGS from the coding sequence ATGCGTAACTACGGAGCGGAATTGACGACCACGGTGCAGGGACTGTCGGTCAGTCGTGTCGACGGTGTGCTGTCTGTGGCCTTCGACCGGCCGGAGAGCCTCAACGCGCTCACCGTGCCGGTGTTGTCGGGTCTCGCCGACCTCCTGGAGGCCGCGGCCACCGATCCTGGTGTCAAGGTGGTGCGACTGGGTGGTGCGGGGCGCGCATTCTGCGCCGGGGCCAGCATGAACGTCGACGACTGGCACGGCGCCGGCTCGGCGATCAACTTCGGCGAGGAGGGTAATCGCGTGGTGCGCGCCATTACCGGGATGCCACAGCCTGTCGTCGCCGTCGTGCAAGGCGCGGCCGCTGGTAACGGCATCTCGTTGATCCTGGCGTGCGACCTGGTGCTGGCGTCCGAGACGGCCTATTTCACGCTGGGGGTGACCCGAATGGGGCTGATGCCCGACGCCGGCGCTTCGGCCTCACTGGCGGCGACGGTAGGCCGCGGCAGGGCGATGCGCATAGCGCTGCTCAACGAGCGGCTGTCCGCGGCCGAGGCGCTGGCCTGCGGTCTGATCAGCGCCGTTCACCCGGCAGAGCTGCTCGATCGGGAGGCGGCCAAGGTCATCCGGACGCTGTTGGCCGGTCCCTCGGCCGCTTTCGCGGCCACCAAGGCGGCGATCAACGCGGCGAGTCTGGACGGGATCGAGTTTGCGTTCGAACGTGAGCTGCACGGCCAGGCGATTCTGATGCAGTCGGACGACTTCATCGAAGGCGCCTCGGCCTTCCACCAGCGCCGGCCTGCCGCCTTCACCGGCAGCTGA
- a CDS encoding acyltransferase family protein — protein sequence MRRTGRLAAWDRGDRPSGIPALDGLRAVAVGLVLVGHGGVPGVSGGFIGVDIFFVLSGFLITSLLLDELGRGGRIDLTGFWIRRARRLLPALVLMVLTVGVAREFLPYQSLDGLRGDAIAAFAWVANWRFVAQKTDYFTQGAPSPLQHTWSLGVEEQYYIVWPVVLIAVTLLLAARARRYFAKITVGHVRLAAFVIATLGAVASAAAAIVFTSDTTRDRIYFGTDTRAQALLVGAAASALLVRDWSALNRGWCLIRTRWGRRIARALPIAGLAALAALTHYATGSAGEFRHGLLIAVAIAAVLVVAPVALEQRGILARALAWRPLVWLGAISYGVYLWHWPIFLVLNGERTGWSGLGLFAARCGVTLAVAGISYWAIEQPIRRWRPQRVPLLPLAAATVASAAAATILVVPVGTGLHEVGLPPGVSAVAAVSPSPPAAGHPAPGPRDPNAPYTVSVFGDSIGWTMMHYLPPTPGFRFLDHTVIGCSLVRGTPYRYIGQTLEQRPECDTWPGRWANQIAADRPDVALLVIGRWETVDRVNEGKWTHIGDPTFDAYLNFELNRALDIVGSTGVRVLVATVPYSRGGEKPDGRLYPEDQPDRVNQWNTMMRNAIGQRPNVGIVDLNKKLCPDGVYTAKVDGIKVRSDGVHLTPEGVKWLLPWLEESVR from the coding sequence TTGCGGCGGACCGGGCGGTTGGCGGCGTGGGACCGGGGGGACCGGCCTAGCGGTATCCCCGCTCTCGATGGACTGCGTGCCGTTGCCGTAGGCCTGGTTCTGGTCGGGCACGGTGGCGTTCCCGGTGTCAGCGGCGGGTTCATCGGCGTCGATATCTTCTTCGTCCTCAGCGGATTCCTGATCACCTCGCTGTTGCTCGACGAACTGGGCCGCGGCGGTCGCATCGACCTGACCGGCTTCTGGATCCGGCGCGCCCGCCGGTTGCTGCCTGCGCTGGTCCTGATGGTCCTCACCGTCGGCGTGGCCCGCGAATTCCTGCCCTACCAGTCGCTGGACGGCTTGCGCGGAGACGCGATCGCGGCTTTCGCGTGGGTGGCCAACTGGCGGTTCGTGGCCCAGAAGACCGACTACTTCACCCAGGGCGCGCCGTCGCCGCTGCAGCACACCTGGTCCCTCGGCGTCGAGGAGCAGTACTACATCGTCTGGCCGGTGGTGCTGATCGCGGTCACGCTGTTGTTGGCCGCGCGGGCGCGGCGCTACTTCGCCAAGATCACCGTCGGCCATGTTCGGCTGGCCGCCTTCGTGATCGCCACGCTCGGTGCGGTGGCGTCGGCCGCTGCCGCCATCGTCTTCACCTCCGACACCACCCGCGACCGGATCTATTTCGGCACCGACACCCGCGCGCAGGCTTTGCTGGTCGGTGCCGCGGCATCGGCTCTCCTGGTCAGGGACTGGTCGGCGCTGAACCGGGGCTGGTGTCTGATCCGGACCCGGTGGGGACGCCGGATCGCGCGGGCGCTACCGATTGCCGGCCTGGCCGCGCTGGCGGCCCTGACCCATTACGCGACCGGTAGTGCCGGCGAGTTCCGGCACGGCCTGCTGATCGCGGTGGCCATTGCCGCGGTTCTCGTGGTCGCGCCGGTGGCACTCGAGCAGCGCGGGATACTGGCGCGCGCGCTGGCGTGGCGCCCCCTGGTCTGGCTCGGCGCAATCTCCTACGGCGTCTACCTCTGGCACTGGCCGATCTTCCTGGTGCTCAACGGTGAACGCACCGGATGGTCGGGGCTCGGGCTGTTCGCGGCGCGCTGTGGCGTCACCTTGGCGGTGGCCGGGATCTCCTACTGGGCGATCGAACAACCCATCCGGCGGTGGCGGCCGCAGCGCGTCCCCTTGTTGCCGCTGGCCGCGGCAACCGTCGCCAGCGCCGCCGCGGCAACGATCTTGGTGGTGCCCGTCGGGACCGGGCTGCACGAGGTGGGCTTACCGCCCGGCGTGTCTGCGGTGGCGGCGGTTTCCCCGTCGCCCCCCGCGGCGGGCCACCCCGCGCCGGGGCCGCGAGATCCCAACGCGCCGTACACCGTTTCGGTATTCGGCGATTCGATCGGATGGACGATGATGCACTATCTGCCGCCGACGCCCGGATTCCGGTTCCTCGATCACACCGTCATCGGATGCAGCCTGGTGCGCGGCACGCCCTACCGCTACATCGGCCAAACGCTGGAGCAGCGACCGGAATGCGACACCTGGCCCGGACGCTGGGCCAACCAGATCGCCGCGGACCGGCCGGATGTCGCGCTATTGGTCATCGGCCGCTGGGAGACGGTCGACCGGGTGAACGAGGGCAAGTGGACTCATATCGGCGACCCGACGTTCGACGCGTACCTGAACTTCGAATTGAACCGTGCGCTGGACATCGTGGGATCGACCGGGGTGCGGGTGCTGGTCGCCACCGTGCCCTACAGTCGCGGCGGTGAGAAGCCGGACGGACGGTTGTACCCCGAGGACCAACCCGATCGGGTCAACCAGTGGAACACCATGATGCGCAACGCGATTGGCCAGCGCCCTAACGTCGGCATCGTCGACCTCAACAAAAAGCTCTGCCCGGACGGCGTTTACACCGCCAAGGTCGACGGCATCAAGGTGCGCAGCGACGGCGTGCACCTGACTCCGGAAGGGGTCAAGTGGCTGTTGCCGTGGTTGGAAGAGTCGGTTCGCTAG
- a CDS encoding class I SAM-dependent methyltransferase: MPNTLQEPEVASTLARMYTAAREQMSQLQERRADFERPMTPAERTEAMSEFYIPVTPEAGQLLYALVRATRPQTVVEFGMSFGISAIHLAAAVRDNGTGRVVTTELSETKIAAAEQTFAEVGLDDVITILPGDALSTLAEVDGPVNFVLLDGWKDLYQPVIELLQPSLSPGAVVVADNTESPDLRPYLDYVRDPGNGYVSFNFPVRDTDSMELSCWTG, translated from the coding sequence ATGCCGAACACATTGCAGGAGCCCGAAGTCGCCTCGACGCTCGCGCGGATGTACACCGCCGCGCGCGAACAGATGTCGCAGTTGCAGGAACGGCGAGCCGATTTCGAACGTCCGATGACGCCGGCCGAGCGCACCGAGGCGATGAGCGAGTTCTACATCCCGGTGACACCGGAAGCCGGCCAACTGCTCTATGCCCTGGTGCGGGCGACCCGTCCGCAAACGGTGGTGGAATTCGGGATGTCCTTCGGTATCTCCGCGATCCACCTGGCGGCGGCCGTGCGGGACAACGGCACCGGGCGCGTGGTGACCACAGAGCTCAGCGAGACCAAAATCGCCGCGGCCGAACAAACCTTCGCCGAGGTAGGGCTGGACGACGTCATCACCATCCTGCCGGGAGACGCGCTGTCCACCCTGGCCGAAGTGGACGGTCCGGTGAACTTCGTCCTGCTCGACGGCTGGAAAGACCTGTACCAGCCCGTGATCGAACTCCTTCAACCGTCATTGTCGCCGGGCGCGGTGGTGGTCGCCGACAACACGGAGTCACCGGATCTCAGGCCGTATCTGGACTACGTGCGAGACCCCGGCAACGGCTACGTGAGCTTCAATTTCCCGGTACGGGATACCGACAGCATGGAACTGAGCTGCTGGACCGGCTAG
- a CDS encoding divalent metal cation transporter, whose amino-acid sequence MASITTRGRGSRSAAEPAVLDSAHTGDIVGAFGRIGHDRHDGEGATTRGRWHRLRTLMVISGPGLIVMVGDNDAGGVATYAQAGQNYGMALLWTLTLLIPVLYVNQEMVLRLGAVTRVGHARLIFERFGKFWGAFSVGDLLVLNALTIVTEFIGVALALGFLGCPKIIAIPAAAALLFAVVAGGSFRRWESMMFLLIAVNVVIIPMTLLVHPSWKGTVGGLMPQFPGGLDSTLLLLIVAIVGTTVAPWQLFFQQSNVVDKRITTRWIAYARADLVLGIVVVMVGATALMAVTAFGLAGSGAVGNFTDAGAVATGLANHAGGAVGVLFAVLLLDASLIGANAIGLATTYAVGDALGKRHSLHWKVTEAPLFYGGYAALLAVSAAVAFSPDHVLGLVTQGVQALAGVLLPSATVFLVLLCNDRAVLGPWTNTVRQNIVAWTIVWSLVLLSLALTVATFFPNLSTATIEIGLAAGAVAGLVVGAAVIIAGRRQNDLRAARAVVQSLGGALNPEDVDELDDAAVLTRAERRAVRRQDRANWRTPELASLARPVMSPARRAGLFTLRGYLVLAVALVVVKVVQAGLA is encoded by the coding sequence ATGGCATCGATCACCACCCGTGGCCGCGGCAGCCGGTCCGCGGCCGAGCCCGCTGTGCTGGACTCGGCGCACACCGGCGACATCGTCGGCGCTTTCGGCCGTATCGGGCACGACCGGCACGACGGCGAGGGCGCCACCACACGCGGGCGTTGGCACCGATTGCGCACCCTGATGGTCATCAGCGGTCCAGGACTGATCGTGATGGTGGGCGACAATGACGCCGGCGGTGTGGCCACATACGCGCAGGCCGGCCAGAACTACGGCATGGCGCTGCTGTGGACGCTGACCCTGCTGATTCCCGTGCTGTACGTGAACCAGGAAATGGTGTTGCGGTTGGGCGCGGTCACCCGGGTCGGCCACGCGCGCTTGATCTTCGAGCGCTTCGGCAAATTCTGGGGCGCCTTCAGCGTCGGCGACCTGCTGGTCCTCAATGCCTTGACGATCGTCACCGAATTCATCGGCGTGGCACTGGCACTCGGATTCCTGGGCTGCCCGAAGATCATCGCGATCCCGGCAGCGGCCGCGCTGTTGTTCGCCGTGGTGGCCGGCGGGTCTTTCCGGCGCTGGGAATCGATGATGTTCCTGCTGATCGCGGTCAACGTGGTGATCATCCCGATGACGCTGCTGGTGCATCCCAGCTGGAAGGGGACCGTCGGCGGGTTGATGCCACAGTTCCCGGGCGGGCTCGACTCCACGCTGCTGCTGTTGATCGTGGCGATTGTGGGGACCACGGTCGCGCCGTGGCAGTTGTTCTTCCAGCAGTCCAACGTCGTGGACAAGCGGATCACCACCCGCTGGATCGCCTATGCGCGAGCCGATCTGGTGCTCGGCATCGTGGTGGTGATGGTGGGAGCGACGGCATTGATGGCGGTGACCGCGTTCGGACTGGCCGGAAGCGGCGCTGTCGGCAACTTCACCGACGCGGGCGCGGTGGCTACCGGCCTGGCGAATCACGCCGGCGGCGCCGTCGGTGTCCTGTTCGCGGTCCTCCTGCTGGACGCATCGTTGATCGGGGCGAACGCCATCGGGCTGGCCACCACCTACGCCGTGGGAGACGCGCTGGGAAAGCGGCACTCACTGCACTGGAAGGTCACCGAGGCGCCCTTGTTCTACGGGGGTTACGCTGCCCTGCTTGCGGTTTCGGCCGCGGTTGCGTTCAGCCCGGACCATGTGCTCGGCCTGGTGACCCAGGGCGTCCAGGCGCTCGCCGGTGTCCTGCTGCCGTCGGCGACGGTTTTTCTGGTGTTGCTGTGCAACGACCGGGCTGTCCTGGGCCCATGGACGAATACCGTGCGGCAGAACATCGTTGCGTGGACCATCGTCTGGTCTCTGGTGTTGCTGTCGCTGGCGCTGACGGTGGCGACGTTCTTTCCCAACCTGTCGACGGCGACCATCGAGATCGGCCTGGCGGCCGGAGCAGTGGCGGGGCTGGTGGTCGGCGCCGCGGTGATCATCGCCGGCCGCCGGCAGAACGACCTACGCGCCGCGAGGGCCGTGGTCCAGTCTTTGGGTGGTGCCCTGAATCCGGAGGATGTCGACGAACTCGACGACGCCGCGGTGCTGACGCGCGCCGAGCGCCGCGCGGTCCGCCGGCAGGATCGCGCGAACTGGCGCACCCCCGAACTCGCCAGCCTGGCGCGCCCGGTGATGTCGCCGGCCCGTCGCGCGGGCCTGTTCACCCTGCGCGGCTACCTGGTGCTGGCGGTGGCTCTGGTCGTCGTCAAAGTCGTCCAGGCAGGCTTGGCCTGA
- the car gene encoding carboxylic acid reductase, which translates to MSSPHEERLAQLFTEDEQFRQARPDAGVRAAARQPELRLPQVIETLVRGYADRPAMGWRARGLTSDPVTGRTVGTLLPRFDTITYGELWSDVAAVAAAWRGDPADPVAPGDFVATVGFASVDYLTVDLVSGYLGLVAVPLQHNTTAARLQPILAEVQPQILAAGADYLDLAVDAAIGSTSVRRLVVFDYRDEIDDQRESLARARHKLTAAGMTVHIETLAEVIARGRTLPPQPMYTGGDDQRLAMIMYTSGSTGLPKGAMYSERMVAKIWTNELMPDREDVPVFNVNFMPLNHLGGRIPLSTAFQAGGTSYFVPESDLSTLFEDWNLVRPTEMGLVPRVAEMLYQRYQSAVDRRVFDGVSVAEAEAQAYVELREQVLGGRVLTSFTGTAPLAAEMKTFIETCLGVHLLDGYGLTEVGMVTKDGVVTKPPVIDYKLVDVPELGYFRTDKPYPRGELLVKSATAMSGYYQRPDVTAAAFDSEGYYRTGDVMAQIGPDRLTYVDRRNNVLKLAQGEFVAVARLEAIFATAPLVRQIFLYGNSERPYLLAVVVPTDEALGRFPDDDAAIRAALSESLRQTAKLAELQSYEVPAEFLIEREPFSTGNGLLSGVGKLLRPKLKERYGEQLEQLYAELADTRDAQLRSLRHGAPDRPVLDTVARAAEALLGLVGGAPEPDEHFMDLGGDSLSALTFSNLLQDIFGVEVPVALIIGPTSSLRHIADHIAIHRESGSKRPSFAAVHGRGATEVRAADLTLDKFIDAATLSVAGSLPRVTGTPQTVLLTGANGYLGRFLALEWLERLNETGGRLLCLVRGTDPQAAFRRLEDVFRSGDPQLLQRFQTLAADHLEVIAGDIGEPNLGLSEDVWRQLADRVDLIVHPAALVNHVLPYDQLFGPNVVGTAELIRLAISGRIKPITYLSTVAVAMSVDAFAEDGDIRTVSPVRPVDDSYANGYANSKWAGEVLLRYAHDLCGLPVAVFRSDMILAHSHFAGQLNVPDAFTRLIFSLLVAGIAPGSFYRADGSRPRAHYDGLPADFVAEAVATLGELTAAEATPGFRSFDVMNPHDDGISLDVFVDWLIDDGHDIQRVADYDEWLDRFATALRALPDRQRQFSLLPLLDAYRHPQDALHGAPAPTDVFRAAVRNAKIGVDNDIPHLSATLIDKYVADLQLLGII; encoded by the coding sequence ATGAGCAGTCCGCACGAGGAACGCCTCGCCCAGCTATTCACTGAGGACGAACAGTTCCGGCAGGCCCGGCCCGATGCCGGCGTCCGGGCCGCCGCGCGGCAACCCGAACTGCGTTTACCGCAAGTGATCGAGACGCTGGTGCGGGGTTACGCCGACCGCCCCGCGATGGGCTGGCGTGCGCGCGGACTGACGAGCGATCCCGTAACCGGCCGCACCGTCGGCACCTTGCTGCCGCGGTTCGACACCATCACCTACGGCGAACTGTGGTCTGACGTTGCGGCTGTCGCCGCCGCCTGGCGAGGCGACCCCGCCGACCCGGTAGCACCGGGCGACTTCGTGGCCACCGTCGGTTTCGCGAGCGTGGACTACCTGACCGTCGACCTGGTCAGTGGGTACCTCGGACTGGTCGCGGTGCCGCTGCAACACAACACCACGGCCGCGCGGTTACAGCCCATCCTCGCCGAGGTGCAGCCGCAGATCCTGGCCGCCGGCGCGGACTATCTCGACCTGGCGGTCGACGCCGCCATAGGCAGCACATCGGTGCGCCGTCTCGTGGTTTTCGACTACCGGGACGAAATCGACGACCAGCGCGAGAGCCTCGCCCGGGCGCGACACAAGCTGACCGCCGCCGGCATGACGGTGCACATCGAGACACTGGCCGAGGTCATCGCCCGCGGTCGTACCCTGCCGCCCCAACCGATGTACACCGGCGGCGACGACCAGCGGTTGGCCATGATCATGTACACCTCCGGCAGCACCGGATTGCCCAAGGGCGCAATGTATTCCGAGCGCATGGTGGCCAAGATCTGGACCAACGAATTGATGCCGGACCGCGAGGACGTGCCGGTGTTCAACGTGAACTTCATGCCGCTGAACCACCTCGGCGGCCGGATACCGCTGTCCACGGCGTTCCAGGCCGGGGGCACCAGTTATTTTGTGCCGGAGAGTGATCTGTCCACCCTGTTCGAGGACTGGAATCTGGTGCGGCCCACCGAGATGGGTCTGGTGCCGCGGGTGGCGGAGATGCTCTACCAGCGCTACCAGAGCGCGGTCGACCGGCGCGTGTTCGACGGGGTGTCCGTTGCCGAGGCCGAGGCACAGGCTTACGTCGAGTTGCGCGAGCAGGTTCTCGGCGGGCGTGTCCTCACCAGCTTCACCGGCACCGCGCCGCTGGCCGCCGAGATGAAGACGTTCATCGAAACCTGTTTGGGCGTACATCTTCTGGACGGCTACGGCCTGACCGAGGTCGGCATGGTCACCAAGGACGGTGTGGTGACGAAACCGCCGGTGATCGACTACAAGCTCGTCGACGTTCCCGAACTCGGTTACTTCCGCACCGACAAACCCTATCCGCGCGGCGAGTTGCTGGTGAAGTCGGCGACCGCCATGTCCGGCTACTACCAGCGTCCCGACGTCACGGCCGCCGCGTTCGACTCCGAGGGCTACTACCGCACCGGTGACGTGATGGCACAAATCGGTCCCGACCGGCTCACCTACGTCGACCGGCGCAACAACGTGCTGAAACTGGCACAGGGGGAGTTCGTCGCGGTCGCCCGCCTGGAAGCGATATTCGCCACCGCACCCCTGGTACGGCAGATCTTCCTGTACGGCAACAGCGAACGTCCCTATCTGCTCGCCGTCGTCGTCCCGACCGACGAAGCGCTCGGCCGGTTCCCGGACGACGACGCCGCCATCCGCGCGGCGTTGAGCGAATCCCTGCGCCAGACAGCCAAACTCGCCGAGTTGCAGTCTTATGAGGTGCCCGCGGAGTTCCTGATCGAGCGCGAGCCGTTCAGCACCGGCAACGGGCTGCTGTCCGGGGTGGGCAAGCTGCTGCGCCCGAAACTCAAGGAGCGCTATGGAGAACAGCTGGAACAGCTGTACGCAGAGCTCGCCGACACGCGTGACGCGCAGCTGCGCTCATTGCGGCACGGCGCGCCGGACCGGCCGGTCCTCGACACGGTGGCGCGTGCCGCCGAGGCACTGCTGGGTCTGGTCGGCGGCGCTCCGGAACCGGACGAGCACTTCATGGATCTCGGCGGAGATTCACTGTCGGCATTGACCTTCTCCAATCTGTTGCAGGACATCTTCGGCGTCGAGGTGCCCGTCGCACTGATCATCGGGCCCACCAGCTCGCTGCGGCACATCGCGGATCACATCGCGATACACCGCGAATCCGGCTCCAAGCGGCCGTCATTCGCGGCCGTGCACGGCCGCGGGGCCACCGAGGTGCGGGCGGCAGACCTGACCCTGGACAAGTTCATCGACGCCGCCACCTTGTCCGTCGCCGGTTCTCTACCGAGGGTGACGGGGACACCGCAGACTGTGTTGCTCACCGGCGCCAACGGCTACCTCGGCCGCTTCCTGGCGCTGGAATGGCTGGAGCGGCTCAACGAGACCGGCGGACGTCTGCTGTGCCTGGTGCGGGGCACCGACCCGCAGGCGGCCTTCCGGCGCCTCGAAGACGTTTTCCGCTCCGGTGATCCGCAGCTACTGCAACGATTCCAGACATTGGCCGCCGACCACCTCGAGGTGATTGCCGGCGACATCGGTGAGCCGAACCTCGGCCTGAGTGAGGATGTTTGGCGACAGCTGGCCGATCGCGTCGATCTGATCGTGCACCCCGCGGCGCTGGTCAACCACGTCCTGCCCTACGACCAGTTGTTCGGGCCGAACGTGGTGGGCACCGCGGAGCTGATCCGGCTCGCGATCAGCGGGCGCATCAAGCCGATCACTTATCTGTCGACGGTCGCGGTCGCCATGTCCGTCGATGCCTTCGCCGAAGACGGTGACATCCGTACCGTCAGTCCTGTCCGGCCCGTCGATGACAGCTACGCCAACGGGTACGCGAACAGCAAGTGGGCGGGTGAGGTGTTGCTGCGCTACGCGCACGACCTGTGTGGCCTGCCGGTCGCCGTTTTCCGCTCGGACATGATCCTTGCCCACAGCCACTTCGCCGGCCAGCTCAATGTTCCAGATGCGTTCACGCGGTTGATCTTCAGCCTGCTGGTCGCCGGCATCGCGCCCGGCAGCTTCTACCGGGCGGACGGCAGCCGCCCCCGGGCCCACTACGACGGGCTGCCGGCCGATTTCGTCGCCGAAGCCGTCGCCACACTGGGTGAGCTGACGGCCGCCGAAGCGACGCCGGGATTCCGCTCGTTCGATGTGATGAACCCGCACGATGACGGCATCTCCCTGGACGTGTTCGTGGACTGGCTGATCGACGACGGCCACGACATTCAGCGGGTCGCCGACTATGACGAGTGGCTGGACCGTTTCGCGACCGCTCTTCGGGCACTGCCGGACCGGCAACGTCAGTTCTCGCTGCTGCCGTTGCTCGATGCCTACCGCCACCCGCAGGATGCGCTGCATGGTGCGCCGGCGCCCACCGACGTGTTCCGCGCGGCGGTGCGTAACGCGAAAATCGGTGTCGACAACGACATTCCGCATCTGTCGGCGACGCTGATCGACAAGTACGTCGCCGACCTGCAGCTGCTGGGCATCATCTGA
- a CDS encoding L,D-transpeptidase translates to MRRAVRYLFVLAASATMAAAGSGSPATGAVPVPHPVPGVASIFPSNGAVVGVGAPVEVTFTAPVLDHRAAERSIHIGSPGNLTGHYQWLDGNIVQWVPDRYWPAHSHISVGVQELTEGFETGDELLGVASISAHTFTVSRNGEVLRTMPASMGKPSRPTPIGNFNAMSKERSVVMDSRTIGIPLNSSDGYLITAQYAVRVTSSGVYVHSAPWSVNSQGYANVSHGCINLSPDNAAWYFNQVNIGDPIDVVA, encoded by the coding sequence ATGCGTCGAGCGGTTCGTTATCTGTTTGTCCTGGCGGCGAGCGCGACGATGGCCGCGGCCGGGTCGGGCAGTCCCGCCACCGGCGCTGTCCCGGTACCCCACCCGGTGCCAGGGGTGGCCTCGATCTTTCCGTCGAACGGTGCGGTGGTCGGGGTGGGAGCTCCGGTGGAGGTGACGTTCACAGCGCCGGTGCTCGACCACCGGGCCGCGGAGCGGTCCATCCACATCGGCTCACCGGGCAACCTCACCGGCCACTACCAGTGGCTGGACGGCAACATCGTGCAGTGGGTGCCAGACCGGTACTGGCCGGCGCACAGCCACATCTCGGTCGGGGTGCAGGAGCTGACGGAGGGCTTCGAGACCGGCGACGAATTGCTCGGTGTGGCAAGCATCTCCGCACACACCTTCACCGTCAGCCGCAACGGCGAGGTGCTGCGCACCATGCCGGCCTCGATGGGTAAGCCGAGCCGCCCCACGCCGATCGGCAACTTCAATGCCATGTCCAAGGAGCGCTCCGTCGTGATGGACTCCCGGACCATCGGCATCCCGCTGAACTCCTCGGACGGTTACCTGATCACCGCTCAGTACGCGGTGCGCGTGACATCGAGTGGCGTGTACGTACATTCGGCGCCGTGGTCGGTGAATTCGCAGGGCTACGCCAACGTCAGCCATGGCTGCATCAACCTGAGCCCGGACAACGCCGCCTGGTACTTCAACCAGGTGAACATCGGCGATCCCATCGACGTGGTCGCCTGA